The following are encoded in a window of Streptomyces sp. 11x1 genomic DNA:
- a CDS encoding DUF3488 and transglutaminase-like domain-containing protein: MSGRARLALCAWAATIMAACALLPLVDPATWIIQAALMLGVQTGVGALTRRVPLARPLTVAAQALVTLMMLTLVFARERAVAGIVPGPEAFQYFATLLQNGGEDVGRYAIPAPLTDGIRLMIIGGVLVIGLLVDALAVTFRSAAPAGLPLLALYSVAAGLSDGAAWLWFVLASAGYLLLLLTESRDRLSQWGRVFGGAPQGPQRPESAGGPVAPVRTGRRIGAVALGIALVVPLGLPSLDGGLLDGTGAGLGGGSGGGGTIAAVNPVVQLRGSLNVDEDRQVLSYRTNTDNVQEMYLRIVSLDNFNGTSWTPTERSITGVPDDFGTPTGLASDVKRTSIETRIVASEDYEQNWLPMPYPVTSVDIDGDWRYEPVGRTLVGDHGQDTKGAQYKVESLIVEPTAEQLATAPEPPPSLRREYTKVPASLPPVVARTALEVTEGAKNDYERAVKLQDWFAFSGEFTYDTEVRSGTGARAIARFLQDKEGFCVHFSFAMASMARTLGIPARVAVGFTPGTPQTNGTMSVGLRDAHAWPELYFEGVGWTRFEPTPNRGSTPEYTVPEDTGTGGLPEVPRPSSSASTAPSAEPSASESCTPQEAKLGACETESAAAVPGSDDEERSFWGLVFFSPWTLLILPGALLLLAIPLLPMLWRLRVRSVRLGAHQGAVPKGAQEPAAAREVTHEGSEAPGSPAPPDRATSYGRTEAAAAHALAAWQEVADTAWDYGIAPDESQTPRKAAARIVRLGELEPAAAEAVHRVAAAVEQVLFAPRPQVPAGLARDAHQVGAGLRAHAGRRARLRALLLPRSTVRVVWALAARWADTRDELLSRLPTPRLPWRRPAPSRNG; this comes from the coding sequence ATGAGCGGGCGGGCGAGACTGGCGCTGTGCGCCTGGGCCGCCACGATCATGGCGGCGTGCGCACTGCTGCCGCTGGTGGACCCGGCGACGTGGATCATCCAGGCGGCGCTCATGCTGGGCGTGCAGACCGGTGTGGGAGCGCTCACCCGGCGCGTCCCGCTGGCCCGGCCGCTGACCGTGGCCGCCCAGGCCCTGGTCACCCTGATGATGCTGACGCTGGTCTTCGCCCGGGAGCGGGCGGTGGCCGGGATCGTCCCCGGCCCCGAGGCCTTCCAGTACTTCGCGACGCTGCTGCAGAACGGCGGTGAGGACGTCGGGCGGTACGCCATCCCGGCGCCGCTGACCGACGGCATCCGCCTGATGATCATCGGCGGTGTGCTGGTGATAGGCCTGCTGGTGGACGCCCTCGCGGTGACGTTCCGCAGCGCCGCCCCCGCCGGCCTCCCCCTGCTCGCGCTGTACTCGGTCGCGGCGGGACTCTCCGACGGCGCCGCGTGGCTGTGGTTCGTGCTGGCCTCGGCCGGTTATCTGCTGCTGCTCCTGACCGAGAGCCGCGACCGGCTCTCGCAGTGGGGCAGGGTCTTCGGCGGCGCGCCCCAGGGCCCCCAGCGCCCGGAGTCCGCGGGCGGCCCCGTGGCGCCCGTGCGCACCGGGCGGCGCATCGGCGCGGTCGCGCTGGGCATCGCCCTGGTGGTGCCGCTCGGGCTGCCCTCCCTCGACGGGGGCCTCCTGGACGGCACGGGCGCCGGTCTCGGCGGGGGCTCCGGTGGCGGCGGCACGATCGCCGCGGTGAACCCGGTGGTGCAGCTGCGCGGCAGCCTGAACGTGGACGAGGACCGCCAGGTCCTGTCGTACCGCACCAACACCGACAACGTGCAGGAGATGTATCTGCGGATCGTCTCCCTGGACAACTTCAACGGGACCTCGTGGACCCCGACCGAGCGCTCCATCACCGGGGTCCCGGACGACTTCGGCACCCCGACCGGTCTCGCCTCCGACGTCAAGCGGACGTCGATCGAGACCCGGATCGTCGCGTCGGAGGACTACGAGCAGAACTGGCTGCCGATGCCGTACCCGGTGACCAGCGTGGACATCGACGGCGACTGGCGGTACGAGCCCGTGGGGCGCACCCTCGTCGGTGACCACGGCCAGGACACCAAGGGCGCCCAGTACAAGGTCGAGAGCCTGATCGTGGAGCCCACGGCGGAGCAGCTGGCCACGGCACCGGAGCCGCCGCCGTCGCTGCGGCGGGAGTACACCAAGGTGCCGGCCTCGCTGCCGCCGGTGGTGGCGCGGACGGCGCTGGAGGTCACCGAGGGCGCGAAGAACGACTACGAGCGCGCGGTGAAGCTCCAGGACTGGTTCGCCTTCAGCGGCGAGTTCACCTACGACACGGAGGTGCGGTCGGGCACGGGCGCTCGGGCGATAGCCCGGTTCCTGCAGGACAAGGAGGGCTTCTGCGTCCACTTCTCCTTCGCGATGGCGTCCATGGCCCGCACGCTGGGCATACCGGCCCGGGTGGCGGTGGGCTTCACCCCCGGCACCCCGCAGACGAACGGCACGATGTCGGTGGGTCTGCGCGACGCGCACGCCTGGCCCGAGCTGTACTTCGAGGGCGTGGGCTGGACCCGTTTCGAGCCCACTCCCAACCGGGGTTCGACGCCCGAGTACACGGTGCCCGAGGACACCGGCACCGGTGGGCTGCCCGAGGTGCCCCGTCCCTCGTCGTCGGCGTCCACGGCGCCCTCGGCCGAGCCGTCGGCGAGCGAGAGCTGCACGCCGCAGGAGGCGAAGCTGGGGGCCTGCGAGACCGAGTCGGCGGCGGCCGTACCGGGTTCGGACGACGAGGAGCGCTCGTTCTGGGGGCTGGTGTTCTTCTCACCCTGGACGCTGCTGATCCTCCCGGGAGCGCTTCTGTTGCTGGCGATCCCGCTGCTGCCGATGCTGTGGCGGCTGCGGGTCCGGTCCGTGCGGCTGGGCGCGCACCAGGGCGCGGTGCCGAAGGGGGCCCAGGAGCCCGCCGCCGCGCGGGAGGTGACCCACGAGGGCAGCGAGGCGCCGGGCTCCCCGGCTCCGCCGGACAGGGCCACCTCCTACGGCCGCACGGAGGCCGCGGCAGCTCATGCGCTGGCCGCCTGGCAGGAGGTGGCCGACACGGCGTGGGACTACGGGATCGCGCCCGACGAGTCGCAGACGCCCCGTAAGGCCGCCGCGCGGATCGTGCGGCTCGGGGAGCTGGAACCGGCCGCCGCCGAGGCGGTGCACCGGGTGGCGGCGGCGGTGGAGCAGGTCCTCTTCGCTCCGCGTCCGCAGGTTCCGGCGGGTCTCGCCCGGGACGCGCACCAGGTCGGGGCCGGTCTCAGGGCTCACGCGGGCCGCCGCGCCAGATTGCGGGCACTGCTGCTGCCGCGTTCGACCGTCCGGGTGGTGTGGGCCCTCGCGGCCCGCTGGGCGGACACCAGGGACGAGCTGCTGTCCCGGCTCCCCACGCCACGCCTGCCGTGGCGACGCCCCGCACCGAGTCGGAACGGATAG
- a CDS encoding DUF58 domain-containing protein — MSTGGPAPAPEQDKGGLRTALAGLTTRGRSFLAAGVAAAVCAYVLGQSDLLRVGLLLAVLPLVCATVLYRTRYRVAGSRRLSPGRVPAGSEARVHLRMDNVSRLPTGLLMLQDRVPYVLGPRPRFVLDRVEAGGRREVSYRVRSDLRGRYPLGPLQLRLTDPFGMCELTRSFSTYDTLTVVPRVEALPPVRLSGEAKGYGDGRQRSLALAGEDDVIPRGYRHGDDLRRVHWRSTARYGELMVRREEQPQRARCTVLLDTRAEAFLGAGPDSAFEWAVSGAASMLVHMLERGFSVRLLTDTGSSVPGEGADGFAGASQESADAAGLMMDTLAVIDHSAGTSLSPAYDVLRGGNEGLLVAFLGDLDDEQTAVLGKMRRRGGGAVAFLLDSEAWTTEPGEVPGAGSASEESLRLLHEAGWTALTVPRGASLTDLWRQADRQRTGVLSGSGTEGRS, encoded by the coding sequence ATGAGCACCGGAGGGCCGGCGCCCGCCCCGGAACAGGACAAGGGCGGGCTGCGCACGGCCCTCGCCGGCCTCACCACGCGCGGACGCTCCTTCCTGGCGGCCGGCGTGGCGGCCGCGGTCTGCGCCTACGTCCTCGGGCAGAGCGATCTGCTCCGGGTCGGCCTGCTGCTCGCCGTGCTGCCGCTGGTCTGCGCGACCGTGCTGTACCGCACCCGGTACCGGGTCGCGGGCAGCCGCCGCCTCTCCCCCGGACGCGTGCCCGCCGGCAGCGAGGCGCGTGTCCATCTGCGGATGGACAACGTCTCGCGGCTGCCCACCGGGCTGCTGATGCTCCAGGACCGGGTGCCGTACGTGCTCGGTCCGCGCCCCCGGTTCGTGCTGGACCGGGTGGAGGCAGGCGGGCGTCGCGAGGTGTCGTACCGGGTCCGCTCCGATCTGCGCGGCCGCTATCCGCTGGGCCCGCTGCAGCTGCGCCTGACCGACCCGTTCGGCATGTGCGAGCTGACCCGGTCCTTCTCGACGTACGACACGCTGACCGTCGTCCCGCGTGTGGAGGCCCTGCCGCCGGTACGGCTGAGCGGCGAGGCCAAGGGGTACGGCGACGGGCGGCAGCGCTCGCTGGCGCTGGCCGGCGAGGACGACGTGATCCCGCGCGGCTACCGGCACGGCGACGACCTGCGCCGGGTGCACTGGCGTTCGACCGCGCGCTACGGCGAGCTGATGGTGCGCCGCGAGGAACAGCCGCAGCGTGCCCGCTGCACGGTGCTGTTGGACACCCGGGCCGAGGCGTTCCTCGGCGCGGGCCCCGACTCCGCCTTCGAGTGGGCTGTCTCCGGCGCCGCCTCCATGCTGGTCCACATGCTCGAACGGGGCTTCTCCGTCAGGCTGTTGACGGACACCGGCAGCTCGGTGCCCGGCGAGGGCGCCGACGGGTTCGCGGGCGCCAGCCAGGAGTCGGCCGACGCGGCCGGACTGATGATGGACACCCTCGCGGTGATCGACCACTCCGCCGGCACGAGCCTGTCGCCCGCGTACGACGTGCTGCGCGGCGGGAACGAGGGGCTGCTGGTCGCCTTCCTCGGCGACCTCGACGACGAGCAGACGGCGGTGCTCGGCAAGATGCGCCGGCGCGGCGGTGGGGCGGTCGCCTTCCTGCTGGACAGCGAGGCGTGGACGACCGAACCGGGCGAGGTGCCCGGTGCCGGGAGCGCGAGCGAGGAGTCGCTGCGGCTGCTGCACGAGGCGGGCTGGACGGCGCTGACCGTGCCGCGCGGCGCCTCGCTGACGGACCTGTGGCGACAGGCGGACAGACAGCGCACCGGAGTGCTGTCCGGGAGCGGCACGGAGGGACGGTCATGA
- a CDS encoding MoxR family ATPase, translated as MTTYDDRASLTDLTSTVERVRSSVEQVIEGKPEVVRLSLTVLLAEGHLLIEDVPGVGKTMLAKALARSIDCSVRRIQFTPDLLPSDITGVSIWDQQRKEFEFKPGAIFSQIVIGDEINRASPKTQSALLESLEERQVTIDGTTYELPSPFMVVATQNPVEMEGTYPLPEAQRDRFMARVSVGYPSPEAELQMLDIHGGVSPLEDMQPVAHAHEIVKLIEAVRGVHVAETVRRYAVDLVGATRTHPDLRLGASPRATLHLLRAARATAALSGREYALPDDIQSLAVSILAHRLLPTAQAQLNRRTPEQVVQEILQRTPVPQAPQAQSGYGSVHATPAYPQQPPRRLG; from the coding sequence GTGACGACCTATGACGATCGAGCGAGCCTCACTGATCTGACCAGCACTGTGGAGCGAGTCCGCAGTTCTGTCGAACAAGTGATCGAGGGCAAGCCTGAGGTCGTACGGCTTTCGCTGACAGTGCTGCTCGCCGAGGGACATCTTCTGATCGAAGACGTACCCGGCGTCGGCAAGACCATGCTGGCCAAGGCACTGGCGCGGTCCATCGACTGCTCGGTGCGGCGTATCCAGTTCACACCGGACCTGCTGCCGTCGGACATCACGGGTGTGTCCATCTGGGACCAGCAGCGCAAGGAGTTCGAGTTCAAGCCGGGCGCGATCTTCTCGCAGATCGTGATCGGCGACGAGATCAACCGCGCCTCGCCGAAGACGCAGTCCGCGCTCCTGGAGTCCCTGGAGGAGCGCCAGGTCACGATCGACGGCACCACATACGAGCTGCCGAGCCCCTTCATGGTGGTGGCCACGCAGAACCCGGTGGAGATGGAGGGCACCTACCCGCTGCCGGAGGCCCAGCGCGACCGCTTCATGGCCCGCGTCTCCGTCGGCTACCCGAGCCCGGAGGCCGAGCTGCAGATGCTCGACATCCACGGCGGGGTCTCGCCGCTGGAGGACATGCAGCCGGTGGCGCACGCGCACGAGATCGTGAAGCTGATCGAGGCGGTCCGGGGCGTGCACGTCGCGGAAACGGTGCGGCGGTACGCGGTGGATCTGGTCGGCGCCACCCGCACCCATCCGGACCTCAGACTCGGCGCCTCGCCGCGCGCCACGCTGCATCTGCTGCGTGCGGCGAGGGCGACCGCCGCCCTCAGCGGCCGGGAGTACGCCCTGCCGGACGACATCCAGTCGCTGGCCGTGTCCATCCTCGCCCACCGGCTGCTGCCCACCGCCCAGGCGCAGCTCAACCGGCGTACGCCGGAGCAGGTGGTCCAGGAGATCCTGCAGCGCACCCCCGTGCCGCAGGCCCCCCAGGCGCAGAGCGGGTACGGCTCGGTCCACGCCACGCCCGCGTACCCGCAGCAGCCGCCGCGGAGGCTTGGATGA
- a CDS encoding carbonic anhydrase, which yields MTTSAAVPTGPEGAITDGTVTDRLVEANQRYAAAFTDPGMDARPVLRVAVVACMDARLDLHDALGLELGDCHTIRNAGGVVTDDVIRSLTISQRKLGTRSIVLIHHTGCGLESLTEDFRTELEAEVGQRPAWAVESFRDVDQDVRQSMQRIRTNPFLLHSDDVRGFVFDVKTGLLREIDAA from the coding sequence ATGACGACCTCCGCAGCAGTTCCCACCGGCCCCGAAGGCGCCATAACCGACGGCACCGTCACCGACCGCCTCGTCGAGGCGAACCAGCGCTACGCCGCCGCATTCACCGACCCCGGGATGGACGCCCGCCCCGTCCTGCGTGTCGCGGTCGTGGCGTGCATGGACGCCCGCCTCGACCTGCACGACGCGCTCGGCCTGGAGCTGGGCGACTGTCACACCATCCGCAACGCGGGCGGTGTGGTCACCGACGACGTGATCCGCTCCCTCACCATCAGTCAGCGCAAGCTCGGCACCCGCAGCATCGTCCTCATCCACCACACCGGCTGCGGCCTGGAGTCCCTCACCGAGGACTTCCGCACCGAACTGGAGGCCGAGGTCGGCCAGCGCCCGGCGTGGGCGGTGGAGTCCTTCCGGGACGTCGACCAGGACGTACGGCAGTCCATGCAGCGGATCCGCACCAACCCGTTCCTGCTGCACTCCGACGACGTGCGCGGCTTCGTCTTCGACGTGAAGACCGGCCTGCTCCGGGAGATCGACGCGGCCTGA
- the rsmH gene encoding 16S rRNA (cytosine(1402)-N(4))-methyltransferase RsmH, which produces MSNSRHVPVMLQRCLDMLAPALTAPGAVVVDCTLGLGGHSEALLTRFPEARLVALDRDKEALRLSGERLAPFGDRATLVHAVYDELPDVLDRLGLPRVQGVLFDLGVSSMQLDEADRGFAYAQDAPLDMRMDQTTGISAAEVLNTYPAGELVRILRAYGEEKQAKRIVSAIVRERDKEPFANSARLVELIRDSLPQAAKRTGGNPAKRTFQALRIEVNGELTVLERAIPAAVKALAVGGRIAVLSYHSLEDRLVKQVLAAGAATTAPPGLPVVPERYQPRLKLLTRGAELPTEEEVAENRRAAPARLRGAERVREDVA; this is translated from the coding sequence TTGAGCAACAGCCGCCACGTCCCCGTCATGCTCCAGCGGTGTCTGGACATGCTGGCCCCGGCCCTCACGGCGCCCGGCGCGGTGGTGGTCGACTGCACGCTCGGCCTCGGCGGCCACAGCGAAGCGCTCCTGACCCGGTTCCCCGAGGCCCGCCTCGTCGCCCTCGACCGGGACAAGGAGGCCCTGCGCCTCTCCGGCGAGCGCCTCGCCCCCTTCGGCGACCGCGCCACCCTCGTGCACGCCGTCTACGACGAACTCCCCGACGTGCTCGACCGCCTGGGCCTCCCGCGCGTCCAGGGCGTCCTGTTCGACCTGGGCGTCTCCTCCATGCAACTCGACGAGGCGGACCGGGGCTTCGCGTACGCCCAGGACGCGCCCCTCGACATGCGCATGGACCAGACGACGGGCATCAGCGCCGCCGAGGTCCTCAACACCTACCCGGCGGGCGAACTCGTCCGGATCCTCCGGGCGTACGGCGAGGAGAAGCAGGCCAAGCGGATCGTGTCCGCGATCGTGCGCGAGCGCGACAAGGAGCCGTTCGCCAACAGCGCCCGACTCGTCGAGCTGATCCGCGACTCCCTGCCGCAGGCCGCCAAGCGCACCGGCGGCAACCCCGCCAAGCGCACCTTCCAGGCCCTGCGCATCGAGGTCAACGGCGAACTCACCGTCCTGGAACGGGCGATCCCCGCCGCGGTGAAGGCCCTCGCGGTCGGCGGCCGGATCGCCGTGCTGTCGTACCACTCGCTGGAGGACCGGCTGGTGAAGCAGGTCCTCGCGGCCGGAGCCGCCACCACCGCCCCGCCCGGACTGCCCGTCGTCCCCGAGCGCTATCAGCCGAGGCTCAAGCTCCTCACCCGTGGTGCCGAACTTCCCACCGAGGAAGAGGTCGCCGAGAACCGGCGCGCCGCCCCCGCGCGTCTGCGCGGGGCGGAACGCGTGCGGGAGGACGTCGCATGA
- a CDS encoding penicillin-binding protein 2 — protein sequence MVSLALTLVMIAFVVRLLQVQAVDASEYAAKADQNRYVGRVLAAERGGITDRNGVALAMSTDANDITADPTMFTREELKVDDGPEQAAALLEPILGADQETLTEKLRTKNTRYVLLARRQTPQVWNQISDLKTALVKRAADEKDTVNVLAGVFQEPSSKRVYPNGDLAAGILGWVNAEGKGGGGIEQQWNDRLSGKDGKIRYAQSGGRLVPTAGSTETPAVAGSDVELTIDRDIQWAAQNAITEQVKKSKADRGYVMVQDTRTGEILAMANSPGFDPNDLTKANPDALGNAALQDAYEPGSTAKVMSMAAVLEENVATPGTHVTVPNRLHRGDRLFKDDIDHPTWYLTLNGVLAKSSNIGTILATGELGRNQQESNKILYNYLRKFGLGEYTGLGFPGETKGILAAPGDWSTSQQYTIPFGQGVSMNAMQATSVYSTIANGGVRVEPTLVRGTKGPDGRFTPAPKPGKTRVVSEKTAKTLARMLESVVDDEEGTGTKARIPGYRVAGKTGTANRVDPATGRYRGYTSSFAGFAPADKPRITVYCAIQNATKGNYFGGQICGPIYKEVMEFALKTLQVPPTGAKPANLPVTFAP from the coding sequence ATGGTGAGCCTCGCGCTGACCCTGGTGATGATCGCCTTCGTCGTACGGCTGCTCCAGGTGCAGGCCGTCGACGCGAGCGAGTACGCCGCCAAGGCCGACCAGAACCGTTACGTCGGCAGGGTGCTGGCCGCCGAGCGCGGTGGTATCACCGACCGCAACGGCGTCGCCCTGGCGATGAGCACCGACGCCAACGACATCACCGCCGACCCGACGATGTTCACGCGCGAAGAGCTGAAGGTCGACGACGGCCCCGAGCAGGCGGCAGCGCTCCTCGAGCCGATCCTCGGCGCGGACCAGGAGACGCTCACCGAGAAGCTCCGCACCAAGAACACGCGCTATGTGCTGCTCGCCCGCCGCCAGACCCCCCAGGTGTGGAACCAGATCAGCGACCTGAAGACCGCGCTCGTCAAGCGGGCCGCGGACGAGAAGGACACGGTCAACGTCCTGGCCGGCGTCTTCCAGGAGCCCAGCAGCAAGCGCGTGTACCCCAACGGTGACCTCGCCGCCGGGATACTGGGCTGGGTCAACGCCGAGGGCAAGGGCGGCGGCGGCATCGAGCAGCAGTGGAACGACCGTCTCTCGGGCAAGGACGGCAAGATCCGCTACGCCCAGTCGGGCGGCCGTCTCGTGCCCACCGCGGGCTCCACCGAGACGCCCGCGGTCGCCGGCTCCGACGTCGAGCTGACCATCGACCGCGACATCCAGTGGGCCGCGCAGAACGCCATCACCGAGCAGGTGAAGAAGTCCAAGGCGGACCGCGGTTACGTGATGGTGCAGGACACCCGCACCGGCGAGATCCTCGCCATGGCCAACTCGCCCGGCTTCGACCCCAACGACCTCACCAAGGCGAACCCGGACGCGCTCGGCAACGCGGCCCTCCAGGACGCCTACGAACCCGGCTCCACCGCCAAGGTCATGTCGATGGCCGCCGTGCTGGAGGAGAACGTCGCCACCCCGGGCACCCATGTCACCGTGCCCAACCGGCTGCACCGGGGCGACCGGCTCTTCAAGGACGACATCGACCACCCGACCTGGTACCTGACGCTCAACGGCGTCCTCGCCAAGTCGAGCAACATCGGCACGATCCTCGCCACCGGCGAACTCGGCCGCAACCAGCAGGAGTCCAACAAGATCCTCTACAACTACCTGCGCAAGTTCGGCCTCGGCGAGTACACCGGCCTGGGCTTCCCCGGCGAGACCAAGGGCATCCTCGCCGCACCCGGCGACTGGTCGACCTCGCAGCAGTACACGATCCCTTTCGGCCAGGGCGTGTCGATGAACGCCATGCAGGCGACCTCCGTCTACTCGACCATCGCCAACGGCGGCGTACGCGTCGAACCGACCCTCGTGCGGGGCACCAAGGGGCCCGACGGCCGCTTCACCCCCGCCCCGAAGCCCGGGAAGACCAGGGTCGTGAGCGAGAAGACGGCGAAGACCCTCGCCCGGATGCTGGAGTCCGTCGTGGACGACGAGGAGGGCACGGGCACCAAGGCCCGCATCCCCGGCTACCGGGTCGCGGGCAAGACGGGTACGGCCAACCGTGTGGATCCCGCCACCGGCAGATACCGGGGCTACACCTCGTCGTTCGCCGGGTTCGCGCCCGCCGACAAGCCACGGATCACCGTCTACTGCGCGATCCAGAACGCCACCAAGGGCAACTACTTCGGCGGCCAGATCTGCGGCCCCATCTACAAGGAAGTCATGGAGTTCGCCCTGAAGACCCTCCAGGTGCCGCCCACCGGGGCCAAGCCCGCGAACCTGCCCGTCACCTTCGCCCCCTGA
- a CDS encoding UDP-N-acetylmuramoyl-L-alanyl-D-glutamate--2,6-diaminopimelate ligase, translated as MTMITPDPGNHAPEPRSHKPSPTRHPPPPLPDRASRGLPFGSRGGAPGTLTAVPHADQSQTTQKDVPVTYPGPPRPAHVSATPLAELAGQLGAEQPASADATQVTGITHDSRAVRPGDLYAALPGARLHGADFVDQAVGLGAVAVLTDPGGAERAAAAGLPALVVDNPRARMGELAATIYGRPGGDLLQIGITGTSGKTTTAYLVEGGLRTVRSTGLIGTVEMRIGDERIKSERTTPEATDLQALFAVMRERGVDSVVMEVSSHALVLGRVDGCVFDVAVFNNLSPEHMEFHSGMEDYFQAKAQLFTPERSRLGVVNLDDEYGRRLVDEATVPVVTFSAEGHPDADWRAEDVRVGPLDSTFTAVGPKGERIVARSPLPGTFNVANTLAAVATLAVAGIDPQTAADGIAAVPGVPGRLERVDAGQPYLAVVDYAHKTDAVESVLKALRKVTEGRLHVVLGCGGDRDTTKRGPMGAAMARLSDTAVLTSDNPRSEDPLAILATMLEGAASVPAHERGEVLLFEDRAAAIAAAVARARPGDTVLVAGKGHEQGQDIAGVVRPFDDRQVLREAIQQTQG; from the coding sequence GTGACCATGATCACTCCCGACCCCGGGAACCACGCCCCCGAGCCCCGCTCGCACAAACCCTCTCCCACCCGTCACCCACCACCGCCCTTGCCGGACCGCGCTTCGCGCGGGCTGCCCTTTGGCTCCCGCGGGGGTGCGCCCGGTACGCTCACCGCCGTGCCACACGCTGATCAGTCCCAAACCACCCAGAAGGACGTTCCCGTGACATATCCGGGACCGCCCAGGCCGGCCCACGTCTCCGCCACACCCCTCGCGGAACTCGCCGGCCAGCTGGGTGCCGAGCAGCCGGCGAGCGCGGACGCCACCCAGGTCACGGGCATCACCCACGACTCGCGCGCCGTCCGCCCCGGCGACCTGTACGCCGCCCTGCCCGGTGCCCGTCTGCACGGAGCCGACTTCGTGGACCAGGCCGTCGGCCTCGGTGCCGTCGCCGTCCTCACCGACCCCGGCGGCGCCGAGCGCGCCGCCGCGGCCGGGCTGCCGGCCCTCGTCGTCGACAACCCGCGCGCGCGGATGGGCGAGCTGGCGGCCACCATCTACGGCCGGCCGGGCGGCGACCTGCTGCAGATCGGCATCACCGGCACCTCGGGCAAGACCACCACCGCCTACCTCGTGGAGGGCGGCCTGCGGACCGTCCGCTCCACCGGACTCATCGGCACCGTCGAGATGCGCATCGGCGACGAGCGCATCAAGTCCGAGCGGACCACCCCCGAGGCCACCGACCTCCAGGCCCTGTTCGCCGTCATGCGCGAACGCGGTGTGGACTCGGTCGTCATGGAGGTCTCCAGCCACGCCTTGGTCCTCGGCCGGGTCGACGGCTGCGTCTTCGACGTCGCCGTCTTCAACAACCTCAGCCCGGAGCACATGGAGTTCCACTCCGGCATGGAGGACTACTTCCAGGCCAAGGCGCAGCTCTTCACCCCGGAGCGCAGCAGGCTCGGCGTCGTCAACCTCGACGACGAGTACGGCCGCCGGCTCGTCGACGAGGCCACCGTCCCGGTCGTCACCTTCTCCGCCGAGGGCCACCCCGACGCCGACTGGCGCGCCGAGGACGTCCGGGTCGGCCCGCTGGACTCGACGTTCACCGCGGTCGGACCCAAGGGTGAGCGGATTGTCGCCAGGTCGCCGCTGCCGGGCACCTTCAACGTCGCCAACACCCTGGCCGCCGTCGCCACGCTGGCCGTCGCCGGGATCGACCCGCAGACCGCCGCCGACGGCATCGCGGCCGTACCGGGTGTGCCGGGCCGGCTGGAGCGGGTGGACGCCGGGCAGCCGTACCTCGCGGTCGTCGACTACGCCCACAAGACGGACGCCGTCGAGTCGGTCCTCAAAGCGCTGCGCAAGGTCACCGAGGGCAGGCTGCACGTCGTGCTCGGCTGCGGCGGCGACCGGGACACCACCAAGCGCGGACCGATGGGCGCCGCCATGGCCCGGCTCTCCGACACCGCCGTACTGACCTCCGACAACCCTCGCTCCGAGGACCCCCTCGCGATCCTCGCGACCATGCTCGAAGGCGCGGCGTCCGTGCCGGCCCACGAGCGCGGCGAGGTCCTCCTCTTCGAGGACCGGGCCGCCGCGATCGCCGCGGCCGTGGCCCGCGCACGGCCGGGCGACACCGTGCTCGTCGCGGGCAAGGGCCATGAGCA